From one Cyanobacterium stanieri PCC 7202 genomic stretch:
- a CDS encoding fatty acid hydroxylase (PFAM: Tetrahydrofolate dehydrogenase/cyclohydrolase, NAD(P)-binding domain; Fatty acid hydroxylase superfamily~InterPro IPR006694~KEGG: cyt:cce_1989 bifunctional sterol desaturase/short chain dehydrogenase~PFAM: fatty acid hydroxylase~SPTR: Short chain dehydrogenase): MFNSSLMIAGAIALARHLVIALVSILVVEVVRDLYHFLAHVWQPLYRLHGWHHRIFKPDLSVKSEEIYRQANWYNDLPESLVILLFGVIFAQVVITNGLVAQNYQWLVWTGCFYTITYSLGAIARGLGIPYADAITDVTHRQGEFQSLPGNLFVNRTYHWRHHFDDQDAYFCGTLTLVDRIMGTALSLKGKKIAVTGASGTLGEALMTQLHQKGAKVTALTSKEQELSITVNNQATPVNTVTWAVGKEEELRELFEKIDILIINHGINVYGDKSPEAIATSYQVNAFSGIRMMELFLDTVKTNRQKATKEIWVNTSEAEVSPAFSPLYELSKRTMGDIVTLRRTNAPCVIRKLILGPFKSNLNPVGVMSASWVAKQIVNLAQRDFRNIIVTINPITYIFFPLKEFFQSIYFKLFTK, from the coding sequence ATGTTCAATAGTTCTTTGATGATAGCAGGTGCGATCGCGCTTGCGCGCCACTTAGTGATCGCGCTTGTTTCTATTTTAGTGGTAGAGGTGGTAAGGGATTTGTATCATTTTCTGGCTCATGTATGGCAACCGTTATACCGTCTCCATGGTTGGCACCATCGCATTTTCAAACCTGATTTGTCAGTAAAAAGTGAGGAAATTTATCGTCAAGCCAACTGGTATAATGATTTACCTGAATCCCTTGTCATTCTTCTATTTGGGGTTATTTTTGCTCAAGTAGTTATCACCAATGGGTTGGTTGCACAAAATTATCAGTGGTTGGTATGGACTGGTTGTTTTTATACGATAACATATAGTTTAGGGGCGATCGCACGGGGTTTGGGAATACCTTACGCCGATGCCATTACCGATGTTACCCACCGTCAGGGGGAATTTCAAAGTTTACCCGGTAACTTATTCGTCAATCGCACCTACCATTGGCGCCATCATTTCGATGATCAAGACGCTTATTTTTGTGGCACACTCACTTTAGTAGATAGAATTATGGGCACTGCACTTTCACTAAAAGGGAAAAAAATTGCCGTCACGGGGGCTAGTGGCACGTTAGGAGAGGCTTTGATGACTCAGTTACACCAAAAAGGAGCAAAGGTAACTGCCCTTACCTCCAAAGAGCAAGAATTATCTATCACGGTAAATAATCAGGCTACTCCCGTTAATACCGTTACTTGGGCGGTGGGCAAAGAAGAAGAATTAAGAGAACTTTTCGAGAAAATTGATATACTCATTATCAATCATGGTATCAATGTTTATGGTGATAAAAGTCCAGAGGCGATCGCAACTTCCTACCAAGTTAATGCCTTCTCAGGTATCAGAATGATGGAACTATTCCTCGATACCGTCAAAACCAATCGCCAAAAAGCCACCAAAGAAATTTGGGTAAACACCTCTGAAGCCGAAGTAAGCCCAGCCTTTAGCCCCCTCTATGAGTTGAGTAAACGCACCATGGGCGACATCGTCACCCTAAGACGCACCAACGCCCCCTGCGTCATCAGAAAACTAATTTTAGGGCCTTTTAAAAGCAACCTTAACCCCGTTGGTGTGATGTCGGCGTCTTGGGTTGCCAAACAAATCGTTAACCTTGCCCAAAGAGACTTCCGTAACATCATCGTTACCATTAACCCCATCACCTATATTTTCTTCCCCCTCAAAGAATTTTTCCAAAGTATTTACTTCAAACTGTTTACCAAATAA
- a CDS encoding transposase IS200-family protein (PFAM: Transposase IS200 like~COGs: COG1943 Transposase and inactivated derivatives~InterPro IPR002686~KEGG: transposase IS200-family protein~PFAM: transposase IS200-family protein~SPTR: Transposase OrfA), with product MKFQSHRNITYNCQYHVVWCVKYRKKLLEGEIETRLKQIVLEVAEELQVEIVEMETDQDHIHLLIKCDPQFGIHKIVKRMKGRSSRLLRAEFKILRTRLPSLWTNSYFVSTVGGAPLAVIKQYMKDQQKV from the coding sequence ATGAAATTTCAATCCCATCGGAATATAACCTACAACTGCCAGTATCACGTGGTTTGGTGCGTGAAATATCGCAAAAAATTACTGGAGGGAGAGATAGAAACTCGCTTGAAGCAAATTGTCCTAGAGGTAGCCGAGGAACTTCAGGTAGAAATTGTCGAAATGGAAACTGATCAAGACCATATCCACCTTTTGATTAAATGTGACCCTCAGTTTGGCATTCACAAAATAGTGAAACGGATGAAGGGGCGTAGTTCTAGGTTGTTGCGTGCGGAATTTAAAATCCTCAGAACTCGCCTACCTAGTCTTTGGACAAATTCTTATTTTGTCTCTACGGTTGGTGGCGCACCCCTTGCCGTGATAAAGCAGTACATGAAAGATCAACAAAAGGTTTGA